ctattaaattttttgtgtgagttacactatgtttgaactaagatgtatctaggcatgttacttgccgtattgcttatttatatatatatatatataaattcagattttttgttttttttaatctctatttattttggtttatataaaataaatacaaaaatagaaatataaacttttttttttgtcaatatgGGTATTTGCCTAAGTCTGGGAATTGATCTCTAAAATATTAGTTGAAGTTCTAGTGGGACTCTATGACTTATGGCACGCACATAAGCCCCAAGTCACTTATGTGacttaaaaagtgttttttttttttttttttaccaaaccCACGTCCAGATCCCTCCTTTCCCCCTTCTCTTATTTCCTACTATCTACACGGGACCTCACCCACCTCCTTCTATCTCTGTTTCTCTTGAGCCTAGCCGCTAGGCCTGTGCAAAATATCCGCTGGGCCGCACAACCCGATTGGGTTGAACCCGCTAAAATCGGATTGAGTAAACGTCGGTTTCGACATTCCTCCAATCCGACTAATATCGGACGAAATTTGAATCCGACTAATCTCGTTCCCCACTTCCGTTGCGATTAAACCTGTCTAGTAATATAAATTCCTTCTCCTCAATTTGAAGATCTGAAAACTTGGAGATATGAAGATTCGAAAACTTAGAGCGTGACTTTTGATGGTACTCTTTGGTAGCGAGAACGACGGAAGGATCTGAAGGTGCGAGGTTGCTGTTCTTACTTTAACAGAAACTCATATTGTAAATCACAGAATATTAATGCTTCACGTTAttagcttttcttcttcttcttcttcttcttctcgtcTCTGTTGTGGGCTCTTTTGATTTCATCTCCCTGAGGCCACGGTGGTCAGATTGACCAGCAGTGGGAGGTGCTCCAGCAACAACTCGGCTTACGGTGGCGAGAGCTAACTTATTGGGGCTCGTAAAGATCAGTGGGCTACTGTGAATTCAAGGGATTAGTTCGAAGGATTTAAGTACAATTAATGCCTGCCATAATCGAGAAGATGTTTATCTTCGTGGTTTCATCTGATCTCTCTTGGGCTTTGCCTCGAAAGGATGTTTCTTTCAAGACATAAAACTCCTCTTAATCAGCCTCTAATCTCCCTTTGGCAGCAGATGAGTAACAACTTGGTTGATGATGGTGGAGCTTCTGGGTCTGTTGATGCAATTGGTACTGGGGATTTACGTTGGTGTTAGTGGCGGTAGGGTGTCGGTGCTTAGAAAAGGAAGAAGGGGAAAGCAAAAGGAAAAGGCTAAATCCAGACCATTTTGTGAACCCCTTGCGCACGAAACCAGCTAGTTGCCACGGATTTAATTAAACGTCCCATCCATCAAAGTTCAAAACTTTTGCTTTCTTTCCCGAGCCTTGCCACATCTGTCTCGTCTTGAAGTTTCACATTGCACTCTCTCTAGTCTATCAATGGCGCTGGGAAAGGCAAAGAAGAAGCTGGCCGACGAGAAGGTTCCAGTGAAGAAGAAGCAGAAAGCCAAGACGAGAATACCCAAGCAGCGAAGAAGAAGCAGAAAGCCAAGACGAGAATACCCAAGGAAGGCAACGCCGGCGACCTCAACAGCTTATAAGCATTTTTGTGATCTACGATTTCTGTTTTTCCAAGTGTTATCTTCCTCACATCAATACAGGAAGCAAGAAAGTTAGAGAAACGTGAGTGCAAAACCCAGATTCAGTGTTGGTGGCGAGAGAGACGTGCAGAgacgagagagagaaatgaaaattGGTTTGTGCAAAACccagtttcaatttttttttctccaaattttGTTCTAGGCTCAAgggcattttttttaatttttaaattatactgCCACGTCGATGAGGGTGCGCAAGGTGTGAGCTAAATAGACTGCCTGTAGAAGAACTGAAAGCAAAACAAGGTGAAATGATGCGGTTCTGAAAGTTTTGGCCCGACCCGCAACATGCCGGGTCGAATCGAACCGTTTTACCCTCAGTTAGTTTACGGTTCAGGTCGGGTCGGAACCAAAACTGCCTTCGGTGgatcgggttgcaggcctactaGCCGCACACTCTTTCAAACCTCTATCTTTTCCTAAACTTTCAGATTCAGAGACAAATCATATCCTATTATTTTCCACTTCCTAATCAAGGTAAGTCTTCTATGGTGTtcgaaattttcattctctaggGCTCAGattgatttctttttaaatattctatgGAAAGTTTGATTATGCGACGTGTTGGCTTGGATTTGACTTTGACTCGATAATGACTGGATTGCTCCTTTTGAGTCTTGTTTGAATGTATTGAGAATGATTTTTGAGTGGGTTCTTGGCctttgtcattcggttttcatggaatgcccaccaagtatttgtttttgttgtctCAACCAAATCAtctcaatcatttgctcattgtttaacATACATTTATATtcatacatcatgtgcatttaatccatgaaaacttGATATACATgggagttgttcatcatgtcttttTTAGTGTCTTCATCTTGAcacacataagtgatatttattctacgttgtgtcttgtcagattagtgacaaaaatggAGAATATTGGAATAGCAAAttagaatattttgatattgtgaaatttagggggagtttaatgaatttgctaaaaataaaaagagggagcagcagaatattgAAGGGGAGAGCTAAGTATTGAAtatggttattgatgatgactagaacactCTTTTTGTAAgtttacattacatctaacTTTTGTTTATTATTGAAACTagtttcaagaaatattctatgtaatttcttctcattaaTGTATTAAGATTCTCTTCACAAGATCTTGGTCTACTGGTTGCTTttgtcttaggtacacactacattcatcaagttggttttgtgaccaatccgccaaaggggaaGATTGTAGATGCaatacattcatcaagttggttttgtcaccaatccgccaaatgaggagattgtaaaggcaaaaattggctaggattagatgactaaatgataaggtttaccttatcattatttgattaaatttggatgaatgtaaaataagagatgactttatctttaacaacattgagtttatctagaagtttataaggttgtttagataagtcagttACATGATTTTTGAATCCATAAGAGTCTGTAATTATCAAGACCCGAAACTGAACACAGATAAGAAACTATAGTGAAGAGTTATCTCGAAATGTCAGCAATCCGCCAGGAAGCGTTCTCGCGACTGTCTCTACCCATCAACAGAATTCTACTATGACTGGAACTCTttctagattttatatttaaagagattcggttttgtatctcagGAAGGAGTTTGAgctacaaattttaaaaagtatattctgaacatttatgagagaaaattcacttgaaaattttcattgagTTTTGCATCTCTTATTGAGTGTGATCATACTTTGAGTGTGAATTAACATCAATTGAATTTCAACTTCTGGAGTTTCAGAATAGAAGTCAACATAAAATCGCCAGAgattctggctgctactgcggtagaagacaaacgggtcgtttgtctaagcaaataagagagtcgaattgtaaaagttttataattgatgattgcttgtaattgtttttcaaataataagattaactTTCCTGAATTTAGCTGCCCCATAgggttttacatttaaatagTTCTTTAAAGAGTTTCCCTTCATAATCAATCATTGTGTCttacaaagttgattattttctttaagtatttgattcgtttaatatataatcatattattgagatctaaccaatttATTCAAAACAATTGATAaacaatttcataattttataggGATACATTGaaaatttcaataatattatttacaatggTTCTTAACTATACGGAATTGTCAACAAATACCATTGACCTGGCAGCCTAGTGGCATCTCTGCTTATTTTGGGAGGGCTTCGGAGTTCAATCCACCATGGGTGCAGGTGTTAAATTGGCATTTCACTCATAGAAGGAAAAATAACCAGGATTAAAGGCAATCAATCATCCTCTCCTCTTTCGCTTCCCAGAATGTTAGATGcgcaattgaaaaaaataaaataaaacaaaataactaAGGTTGGCTCAAGGATGGGACATGTCTACCTGTGACTGTTTGCAATCAATGAAAAGACTCATAAAtaaggcagcattgggtacatCGATCTTGCTCGGTATGCCTTGTTCTAGTCCTTGGGAAATTTTGAAATCTCAGTGTAAAGGGAATCGCCAGCCAAGAGCTTCCACGGTGGAGACTGACACATCCAGAGGAGTTCGAGAGTTAAAAGGAAATAGATAGCTAGAGATGGGATACTTTGGGTATAGCACAAGGATGGCGCCCCGATTACTTGACTGAACCAAGCCTTCTTTCACATTATAAGAAATATGTGCTAATAAATATTGAAGTAAGACGTCGTATAGAAGATCAGCTTAGTCTAGATTCCTGCATACTGCAGAAAGTGAAAATCTTATTCACAATTTGTGCATCTCAGTGAGACCAGCACTTCTTACCATCGCATGAAGCTAAAAAGCAATACTAATCACGCAGCATATGTTCAAACCAAAGTGCTTAACATATTATTGTTTAGATTGATGTCATCCAAATAGAATGAATGCCCCTCCCCTTGACAAACAGTCTAGGAAAACCTGCATAAGTACCTAAGCATCAGCTCCTCTAACAACATCGAACTGAAACAAAGTAGGAGTTATCCCAGGTATTGTGTAGTAGTATTTATACACTTAAGACTGGGGCTGCATATAAACCAAGCCCCTCAAGACTGGAGTGAAGCTCGAATTTAACTGGTCTAGTTGCAAAATCTTTACAATCAAGCGATCCAAGCTCTCCCTCTTGAGTTGGAGTGTATGTTCAAGTTTGAATGCTACTGCTAAATATCAGGGTTCATTTATCCTGTATCCTAGCTTGGCATGGCTTGTGCACATTAATGGATTTGACAACTAGCTTACCTGACCACTCTCGTCTTCTACAAATCTACTTGGTAGTATTTTGACTGTACAATGAGTCACTAATGTGTGCAGTCGTGCTTAAAAACACGTTTCGTATTTTAAGTAATctattataagaaaaaacagCTCAGAACTCCtcacaaaaaagaaagatatgatTTGACATTTTAATGAACCAAGATTTCACAAGCTGCTACACTGCCAACCAAGCCTAGTAGAAAGTATATCTAAGCTCGGTCATTTTTTAAGTCCAGTCAAGCCACATCATCGGAAACAGCTAAATACTTGGCAAAGCATGCCTTTACTTGGTCCATTCACATTCGGGTAAACATTTGACTGAAAATTTTATCAGTACAATATAATTGAGGCCCTAAATTCAAGCATACTTTCTTGTGAGAACTTTTCAATACGACAGAATTGGCATGTATCTTGCAAGCTTGCCTAGTGATATATTACAAATGATTTCCTTGGGATAAACAAATAGGAAATCACCTTCAAGAGTCAATGTGAGCATTCTGTAGTAAGAATCGAGCATTATGCATAAGAGCATTAGCCTCCTCATTTGATGCATCCAGCAACCGCAAGTCTTTAATTTCTTCCTGCCATTTCTCCATTTGTTCCTTATGTATCCTGCAGGTAAAAAATTTGaacgatttattttattatgttttcagCTTTGAATTCTTAAgctatatatatcacatttgaTAAACTCACGTAATCAGCCGCTCCTCAAATTCGTTAACCAGTTCCTTAAAGATTGTCTTCCCTGATTCCAGCAGCTCAGAAACCTATGCGAGAAGATGACAATGTAGAAACAGCTTGGCAAGAAAAAGATTAGTCGCCATGTGAGTTATGTTTTAGCTTTTAGTTAAGCGTAGTATCATCTCGAATGTGTGAGATTCACGGGCATTCTAAACTACTGTCGCATGTAGATCACTTGCATTAAACTGACAAACACATGGTATACAAAAATGTAATTAAGGAAATGAAGTATTGGACGTCTCTACCAGCTCGGTGAAGCGTTCAATCTTTTCGAGAATGTGATTGATATTAAGTTCCACCTCCTCAGATCCAGCAATGTCTGTCTGGAACACTTCCCTTTCTACAATCTCTGAATCTGCTCCATCTAATCCCTTCTCTTCCATCTAACGAATATGAAAAATCAGATGTAAGagatcttttttaattttgtaattttattttccataaaTCTACTCTTGAGAAGAATTTAGAAACGAGCATACAGCTGGTTTCATGCGTTTCCTCGTAATTTCAGTTCCTTGAATTTCCATTTGAGCAAT
This genomic window from Carya illinoinensis cultivar Pawnee chromosome 7, C.illinoinensisPawnee_v1, whole genome shotgun sequence contains:
- the LOC122314819 gene encoding uncharacterized protein LOC122314819 isoform X1, with product MEIQGTEITRKRMKPAMEEKGLDGADSEIVEREVFQTDIAGSEEVELNINHILEKIERFTELVSELLESGKTIFKELVNEFEERLITIHKEQMEKWQEEIKDLRLLDASNEEANALMHNARFLLQNAHIDS
- the LOC122314819 gene encoding uncharacterized protein LOC122314819 isoform X2, which gives rise to MEEKGLDGADSEIVEREVFQTDIAGSEEVELNINHILEKIERFTELVSELLESGKTIFKELVNEFEERLITIHKEQMEKWQEEIKDLRLLDASNEEANALMHNARFLLQNAHIDS